Within the Pedosphaera parvula Ellin514 genome, the region ACTCGAAGGAATGCTTGAGCATTATTTCGAGGATGGACGGATTTGGGAGATTTATTACTACAAGCAGGGAAAAATGAATGGGGAAGGAATAGTATTTAACCGATCAGGGCACCTGGCATCGCGGGCAAACTACCGTAATGGGAAGATTCATGGCAAATCCACCCATTGGACCGATGCAGGACTGAAACAATGGGAGCAATTTTACAGCGACGGCGAACTCCTCGAGACAGTCTTTTTTGACCCGGCAGGCAAGGTCACTAAACGAGAAGTCCAGCATGCAACAGAAAAACCTAAGAAATGATGTCGGCCCCTCATGCAAGCCGAGCGTCGTCGGTGACTGTCCGGCCATACAGCTCACCGTCACAGGTGAATGCTGTCTTCATCAATCTGCTCACAACATCTCCTTTGCTTCGATCAGCTCGTATTTTTCCTTTACCCTGTCCAGATATTCCAGCGGCGTGTCGCCGTCTTCCCATGCCGACTTGAACCTATCTTCATCGCCAACGTCATTCAGTTCCAGACCGAACTGAGCCTTGGCTGAAAGTCCCAGCTCTGTCTTCCATTCGCGGAAGGTCATGCCAGTTACCTCATCCTTTCTTCGTCAAGCACGGCGTTCATGCGCTCAACCATTCCCTTCAATGTTTCCATCAGCTCGTAAGGGTTGTGTGCATCCCTGACTGCGTTGCGGGTATCACCCGCTTCCGCCGTCACCCTCTCTCGGTTACGGGCCGGCTAGCAGGCAGCAGCTTATTTCTTAACGCGCGCTCTCCTGCCTGTATCCGCCGCTTTCTCACGGCTGAGCTTCTTGCTTCTGGCCTCAGTCGTATTCTGCATCCCTGATTCACTCTTCAGAAGTCTTCCCCTGACTCGGGCACCTTTTTTCTTCGCTCCGGACGTGACCACCTTTGGCCTCACTTCCCGATCCTCAACCTTGCCCAACCGATGCATGATTTCCGGCTTCTTCCGCAAAATCTCCTCCTGATCCCGCTTCAATTGGTAGGTCAGATGCACCCGATTATTTCGAATCGCCGCCTCGATCGCCCGCTGCTCTTCGTTGTTATCCCCCTGTTCCAACAAGCGCAAAAAATACTGCTTCATCATTCCCATAAAAACTCCTGTCATTAAGCTATCATCTCACCCCTTCTGCTTCCACGTGCAAACCCCTTCAAGTACAGCAGGTTGTTTATCCATTGGCCGTGCGCTTTAACCAACTCGACACAACCTTGTGCGCCCCGCATTTCACGTGTAGCTTGCGCAGATATGTTGCCCACGAAAAACGGGTCAATTCGACTATTCAAGCTCGCCGGGATCACGGTGTTTCTGCACTGGTCCTGGTTTATCGCTGGAATATTTTTATTTAAGAGGAGCGGAACTCACTACTCCTCGCTCTTCTGGAACTTTTTGGAGTATGTCTCCCTTTTTCTTATCGTTCTGATGCACGAGTTTGGCCACTCGCTGGCGTGCCGATCGGTTGGTGGCAATTCGGATCAAATTGTTCTCTGGCCGTTAGGGGGTGTCGCTTATGTCGATCCACCTCAACGCCCCGGTGCCATGCTCTGGAGCATTGCCGCCGGTCCCATGGTGAATGTCATGCTGGTCCCCATCCTCCTTGGCCTCTCCATCCTAAGTCAGTCTTTTGGCTGGTATCGATCCTTTCCCGATGTCGCTACACTTATTGCCAAGGTTTCTCAAATGAATATCGGCCTGCTTATATTTAACATGCTGCCCATTTATCCCTTGGATGGCGGTCAGATCTTTCGCTCCCTGCTCTGGTTTATTGTCGGGCGCGCCCGCAGCCTTTTCATTGCCTCGATCTGCGGTCTAATCGGGATGGTTGGCTTGATCGGTTTGCTTGTGCTGATGGTTGTGGTATCTCTGATCGGTGGCGAAAAACTGGACGGTTCCATTGCTTTGCCATTCGTTCTCGGCGTCTTTGTC harbors:
- a CDS encoding toxin-antitoxin system YwqK family antitoxin, encoding MNKLPICILVTALVSQSALAISQADTEERNDIRYAKNEQAPLEGMLEHYFEDGRIWEIYYYKQGKMNGEGIVFNRSGHLASRANYRNGKIHGKSTHWTDAGLKQWEQFYSDGELLETVFFDPAGKVTKREVQHATEKPKK
- a CDS encoding site-2 protease family protein, with translation MLPTKNGSIRLFKLAGITVFLHWSWFIAGIFLFKRSGTHYSSLFWNFLEYVSLFLIVLMHEFGHSLACRSVGGNSDQIVLWPLGGVAYVDPPQRPGAMLWSIAAGPMVNVMLVPILLGLSILSQSFGWYRSFPDVATLIAKVSQMNIGLLIFNMLPIYPLDGGQIFRSLLWFIVGRARSLFIASICGLIGMVGLIGLLVLMVVVSLIGGEKLDGSIALPFVLGVFVLLICWRGLMEARLLSKIDKLPRRKGFACPSCHTAPPWGAFWVCGNCRSPFDTFETNATCPRCAAYYGEAPCLDCGHRYPIHEWFAAPPMPPKAG